DNA sequence from the Arthrobacter sp. V1I9 genome:
GAAGGTGGCCACCTCTTCCGCATGTACGTTGACCTCGGCGAAGTGGACCCCCTCAACAAGGGCGCGGTCCGCAGCACCACTATCGAGCAGATCATCCATCAAGCCAATGAGATCCTCCACCCCTACACACTCGACGTGCGGAACGTTGCGTGGCACAGCGTCTATGAGGTGGGGCACCGGCTCACAGACAGGTTCGACGACGTCCTGCCGGAGGAACGCGGGACCCGGACCCCGCGTGTCTTCATCACCGGCGACGCGTGCCACACGCATAGCGCCAAAGCCGGCCAGGGGATGAACGTTTCCATGCAGGATGGTTTCAACATTGCCTGGAAACTCGGGCACGTGCTGGAAGGCCGCAGCCCGGAAAGCCTGTTGTCGACCTACTCGGCCGAACGGCAAGTGGTGGCCAAAAACCTCATCGACTTCGACAAGGAATGGTCCACCATGATGGCCAAGAAGCCCGAGGAGTTCGAGCACCCCTCGGACCTTGAGGACTTCTACGTGCGCACTGCCGAGTTCCCGGCCGGATTTATGACCGAGTATGCGCCGTCGATGCTGGTGGCCCCCGCGAAGCACCAGGACCTGGCCACCGGTTTCCCGGTGGGCAAGCGTTTCAAGTCGGCGCCCGTAGTGCGGGTGGGCGACACCAACCCGCTGCACCTCGGGCACCATGCCACGGCGGACGGCCGGTGGCGCATCTACGTCTTCGCCGACGCGGCCCAGGCAGGTGCGCCGTCAGGTGTGGCGCACTTCGCTGAGTGGATTGCGGACTCGCCGGAATCGCCGCTGGCCGCGACGCCGTCGGACGCTGATCCGGACGCCTGGTTCGACGTGAAGGTGATCTACCAGCAGCCGCACACCGCCGTGGACATCGGCGCCGTCCCCGGGGTGTTCAAGCCGCAGGTGGGCCCGTTCAAGCTGACCGATTACGAGAAGGTGTACGCCACCGACCCTGCCGCGGACATCTTTGAACTGCGCGGCCTGGACCGTGGCGGCGTTGTGGTGGTGGTACGCCCGGACCAGTACGTGGCGAACGTGCTGCCCCTGACGGCGACGGCTGAGTTGGGGAAGTTTTTCGCACCCCTGCTGAAGCCGCACCAGACGGCAGGTCAGCCGCAGACGGTCTGACGCGTCCTGTACTCGGCCGCTGGATACACGCCGAGGACACGTACTTCGGTGGTGAAGAAGTCCAGTTCCTCGAGGGCCAGCTTCAGCGGCAGGTCCTCGGGGTGGCCTTCGACGTCGGCCATAAACATGGTGGCGGCGAACTCGTTGCCCACCATGTAGCTTTCCAGGCGCGTCATGTTCACGCCGTTCGTGGCAAACCCGCCCAGCGCCTTGAAGAGCGCGGACGGGACGTTCCGGACGCGGAACACAAAGCTGGTCACCGCAGGCCCGGGCAGTTCGTCCCGGGCAGGCAGTTCCGTTTCCCGGGCCAGGACCACAAAGCGGGTGGTGTTGGAGGGGTCGTCCTCCACGCGGGTGGCCAGCACCTCCAGGCCGTAAATCTGCGCGGCCAGCGGGGGAGCGAGGGACAGCTTGCGCGGGTCGTTCCACTCGCTGACCTCGCGCGCTGAGCCGGCGGTGTCGCCGGCGATCACGGGCTTGAGTCCGTGATCGCGGATGAGGCGCCGGCACTGGCCCAGGGCGTGGATGTGGCTGTGGACTTCGGTGGCGTCCTCGATGGTGCTGCCCGGGATGCCCAGCAGGTCGAAGTGGATGGGCAGGAAGAACTCGCCCACGATCTGCAGGTTGGACTGGGGCAGCAGGATGTGGATGTCCGCAACCCGGCCGGCGATCGAATTCTCGATGGGGATCATAGCCAGGTCCGCCTCACCGCTGGACACCAGTTCGAAGGCATCCTCAAAGCTCGCGCAGGGCACGCTTTCCAGTGCTGGGAACATTTGTTTGCACGCGATATTGGAGTTGGCGCCGGGCTCACCCTGGTACGCAATCTTTTGGGCCATGGTCCGTATGCTTTCACGCCGCGCGGCTGCGGACCCAATTACAGGCTGGGGGTGACGCGCAGCCAGACGTATTGGCGCGGAAGGAGCGTGACGCCCTCATCCAGCTGCAGTTCGGCTTCGGAGAGGAGATCGACGGCGGCTGCTGAGTACCCGGCAAAGGTTTCGGCGGGCAGGGTCTGGGGTTGGTCGCTGAAGTTGGCCAGCGCCAGGACCGTTGATTTCTTGCCTGCCGGGGCGCTGCTGCCGGGCCGCTGGTACGCCAGGACGCCGCGGTTGTTGGTTTGGAAGCCGATCAGCCGGGTGCCTGCCAGCTCAGGCGTGCCGGCCCGGACCTGGACCATCCGTTTCAGGCCGGCGTAGACGGCACCTTCGGGGGTGGACGGGTCCAGGCGGTGCTCGTACTGCTCTTCCGGGAAGTGGGGCCGGTGCACCCAGCGGCTGTCCGTCTCGTGGCCCGCTTCCCGGTCGAATCCGTAGTCGTTGACCTGGCCAACCTCATCGCCGAGGTACAGCAGGGGGATACCGCCGGTGCTGAAGGCAACCGAGTGGGCAAGGAGGATCCGCTCCACCGCCTCCGCCGGGTCAACCTCCATCCCGCACAGCGACGCCGTCGTCCCTGAAATCCTGCAGTCACCGGTCTTCGGATTGTCCTGGAAGGGAACGCCGCGGGCAAAGCTGCCGGGGAAGCGGTTGACGAAGAAGGAGTTCAGGAAGCGGCGGTGGTCAAAGCCGTTGATTCCGAGTTCGGCTGCGTCTTCATCCGCGAACGTCCAGCCGATGTCATCGTGGCTGCGGACGTAGTTCACCCAGGAAGTTCCCTCGGGGATGTTGTGCCGGCGCTCCAGCGCCTGTGCCAGCAGCGAGACGTCGCGTGTAGCCAGGGACTCCCAGATTAACGCCATCTGCAGCGGGTTGTAGGAGATCTGGCATTCCGCGGGGTCGATATAGAGCGCCACCTCGTCCGGGTGCACGATGGCTTCGGACTTGAACAGCAGCGACGGCGCGGCGAGCCGGCACACGGCGTTGAAGGCCTGGAGCAGGGTGTGCGCTTCCGGGAGGTTTTCGCACGGGGTACCAAGCTCCTTCCAGATGAAGGCCACGGCGCCCATGCGGAGAATCTCCACGCCCTGGTTCGCCAGGAACAGCATCTCGCCGGCCATCGCCCGGAAAACGTCCGGGTTGGAGTAGTTCAGGTCCCACTGGTAGGTGTGGAACGTGGCCCAGACCCAGCGGCCGTCCTCCATCTGGATAAAGGACCCCGCATGGTTCTCGGGAAAGATCTCGCGCACGTCCTGTTCGAAGGCGTCCGGCATGGTGCGGTCCGGGAAAATCCAGTAGTAGTCGCTGTACTCTGGATCGCCCTGGGCCGCGCGCCGGGCCCACTCGTGCTCGTCTGATGTGTGGTTGAAGATGAAGTCCACCACCAGGCTGATGCCGTTGGCCCTCAGCTCGGCGGCCAGTGACTGCAGCTGTTCCATGGTGCCCAGCTTCGGGTTCACTTCACGGTAGCTGGAGACAGCGTAGCCGCCGTCCGAGTGCGGTTCGGGCGCCAGGAACAGCGGCATGAGGTGCAGGTAGGTGAGGCCGAGCTCCTTAAAGTACGGGATGCGGCTGCGGACGCCCTCCAGGCTTTCCGCGTACCGGTCCACGTAGCACACCCCGCCCAGCATCCCGTTGGACAGGAACCAGCCGCTGTTCGCCGCACGCTCGGCGTCGACGGCCTTCAACTCTGCCGGACGGTCCTGCCAGGAGCGGGCGCTCTGCAGGACCAGCGCGGTCAGCTGGTCCAGCCAGTCGGACCGGGCGCCGTACAGTGAGTAGAAGAGTCGGCAAAGGTCGGGAAAGTGCCGCTGGAGCCGCTGGGTAAAGTCAGGCCCTACGTTGAGGTCCGCTCCTGCAAGGGCGCCAGCGACATGCTGCCGGGCCGCTTCGTCCAGGCTGGCGAATTCCTGCATCCCAACTACCCCTTCCGTCTCCGCCGGCACCTCCGGCAGGAATTTTGTTATCGGAGTATCGCACGTCGCAGGGCCGGGGATGCGGACGACGGCGGCCAGTTGCCCGTGAGGCTAAAAAGTGGCGAGGGCGCTGTAGAACGCGCGCAGCACGTTCATTGGCTGCCCGTCTGCTTCCGGGGACTGGACGTGGAACTGGGGGAGCGGCGCTCCGGCCAACCGCCGTGGCCTGCCCCAGCCCGCCGACCAGTACCGTGTCCAGGCCGGCCTCGAGGGCCTGGCGGGCGGGTTGGTTCTGTACTGACGCGGTGGGATGGGCATTTCTGATCCCTCACTGACACAGGCTGGAGGCGTTCGCCTAGATGGTTTTCGTCCAGATGCTGTCGGCTTCTGCACTGCGTTCCACAGCGTTCAGTACCCTTTGCACCTGCAGTCCGTCGGCGAAGGACGGCTCCGGCTGACGGCCCTCAGCGATGGCTTCAACGAAGTCCTTTGCTTGGTGCGCGAAGCCGTGCTCGTAGCCAAGGGTGTGTCCTGCAGGCCACCAGGCAGACAAGTAGGGGTGACCCGGTTCGGTAACCATGATGTCGGTAAAACCCTGGCGGGTGTCGGGCGCGGTTGCATCGTAGAAGCCGAGAGAGTTCATGTTCTCCAGGTCGAAGGAGATGGCGCCGGCGGAGCCGGCAACTTCGATTCGCAGCGCATTTTTTCGGCCGGTGGACATTCGTGTCGCTTCGAACGAACCCACTGCGCCGCCGTCGAAACGCCCGGTGAAAAGGGCGAGATCGTCTACGCTGACGTTGCCGCGCTCCGGTGCGGCGGTGCCCGCCGGGCCTGATTCCCCGCCGGGAAGCGGCCGCTCGTGGACAAAGGTGTTCAGGATGCCGCTGACTCCCGTGATCTTCTGGCCGGTGATGAACTGGGAGAGATCCACCGCGTGCGCGC
Encoded proteins:
- a CDS encoding prephenate dehydratase, coding for MAQKIAYQGEPGANSNIACKQMFPALESVPCASFEDAFELVSSGEADLAMIPIENSIAGRVADIHILLPQSNLQIVGEFFLPIHFDLLGIPGSTIEDATEVHSHIHALGQCRRLIRDHGLKPVIAGDTAGSAREVSEWNDPRKLSLAPPLAAQIYGLEVLATRVEDDPSNTTRFVVLARETELPARDELPGPAVTSFVFRVRNVPSALFKALGGFATNGVNMTRLESYMVGNEFAATMFMADVEGHPEDLPLKLALEELDFFTTEVRVLGVYPAAEYRTRQTVCG
- a CDS encoding Gfo/Idh/MocA family protein, coding for MLNDVPPLKVALIGHGFMGAAHSQGWRVAPRFYDLPARPEMTLLVGRNATGVEAAARKWGWEETHTDWRAAIARDDIDVIDIVTPGGSHAEIAIAALEAGKHVLCEKPLANTLEEAEAMAAAADRAGKDVLAMVGFTYRRVPAAAFARYLVQSGAIGEVRQVRAAYLQDWLVDAEAPLTWRLQKEHAGSGALGDLGAHAVDLSQFITGQKITGVSGILNTFVHERPLPGGESGPAGTAAPERGNVSVDDLALFTGRFDGGAVGSFEATRMSTGRKNALRIEVAGSAGAISFDLENMNSLGFYDATAPDTRQGFTDIMVTEPGHPYLSAWWPAGHTLGYEHGFAHQAKDFVEAIAEGRQPEPSFADGLQVQRVLNAVERSAEADSIWTKTI
- a CDS encoding FAD-binding monooxygenase — translated: MQFHHHGYVSGDPRVKPVAGVGLNRPEELPDQVDVLIVGTGPAGMLAAAQLSMFPAVSTRIIERRPGRLAIGQADGIQARSVETFQAFGFAERIIAEAYRITEMAFWKPDPANRANIIRTARAVDDEMGISEFPHLIVNQARVLDYFAEFAANSPSRLKPDFGYEFQSLSIADDGEYPVTVTLLHTAGPNEGQERTVRAKYVVGADGARSKVREAIGCHLAGDQANHAWGVMDTLAVTDFPDIRTKCAIQGEKGSILLIPREGGHLFRMYVDLGEVDPLNKGAVRSTTIEQIIHQANEILHPYTLDVRNVAWHSVYEVGHRLTDRFDDVLPEERGTRTPRVFITGDACHTHSAKAGQGMNVSMQDGFNIAWKLGHVLEGRSPESLLSTYSAERQVVAKNLIDFDKEWSTMMAKKPEEFEHPSDLEDFYVRTAEFPAGFMTEYAPSMLVAPAKHQDLATGFPVGKRFKSAPVVRVGDTNPLHLGHHATADGRWRIYVFADAAQAGAPSGVAHFAEWIADSPESPLAATPSDADPDAWFDVKVIYQQPHTAVDIGAVPGVFKPQVGPFKLTDYEKVYATDPAADIFELRGLDRGGVVVVVRPDQYVANVLPLTATAELGKFFAPLLKPHQTAGQPQTV
- a CDS encoding alpha-amylase family glycosyl hydrolase, which translates into the protein MQEFASLDEAARQHVAGALAGADLNVGPDFTQRLQRHFPDLCRLFYSLYGARSDWLDQLTALVLQSARSWQDRPAELKAVDAERAANSGWFLSNGMLGGVCYVDRYAESLEGVRSRIPYFKELGLTYLHLMPLFLAPEPHSDGGYAVSSYREVNPKLGTMEQLQSLAAELRANGISLVVDFIFNHTSDEHEWARRAAQGDPEYSDYYWIFPDRTMPDAFEQDVREIFPENHAGSFIQMEDGRWVWATFHTYQWDLNYSNPDVFRAMAGEMLFLANQGVEILRMGAVAFIWKELGTPCENLPEAHTLLQAFNAVCRLAAPSLLFKSEAIVHPDEVALYIDPAECQISYNPLQMALIWESLATRDVSLLAQALERRHNIPEGTSWVNYVRSHDDIGWTFADEDAAELGINGFDHRRFLNSFFVNRFPGSFARGVPFQDNPKTGDCRISGTTASLCGMEVDPAEAVERILLAHSVAFSTGGIPLLYLGDEVGQVNDYGFDREAGHETDSRWVHRPHFPEEQYEHRLDPSTPEGAVYAGLKRMVQVRAGTPELAGTRLIGFQTNNRGVLAYQRPGSSAPAGKKSTVLALANFSDQPQTLPAETFAGYSAAAVDLLSEAELQLDEGVTLLPRQYVWLRVTPSL